TTTAATCCGGTTCCAGACAGCACGCGTGGTCGGATCGTCTTTCGCCGCCAGTAGCCATTCAATGGCGGCGGTCCGTTGTAGTTCTGACAGTGACGAAGTCGCACGTGGCACAGCAAACGTGGGATCGAGTGTGAATCCGAGATTCGTACTGGCGAGTACCTCGAGACCGGATTGCCCCGCAGGCACCGTCATCAGGGAAGCGAGTAAGTTTTTGCTCTGATTCATGCGATCAATTAATGCTGGTTTTAACTTCAACGTTCCCGCTGGTTTGGAACGCCAGTTTTGATTCCCCGCCAGCTTCAAAGGCAGACTGACAGACTGATCTTTCATCACCAGCATTTGATCTGTCTTTAATGAAATTGGCTGTTCTGAAAATGGCGCGGTAACGAGCAATTCTCCTGCAAATGCGATGAGTTCCTGTTTATTTCCCTCCAGCTGATGGAAACCGAGGGATGTCTCATCCTGTTTCACCTCAACCAGCCACTCCTGCCGTTGGTGTTGTAGTCGCAGAACGTCACCTGTATTCAGATGAGTGAAAGCGACTTTGCCAGAGTGTAACTGCAGATCAATGTTTGTCTGATTCTCTTTCTGTGGAACACCTTGAACCGATAGCGAAGCCTCCGAATTGGCGTCCATGACTAGCTTCAGACCAGACCCCAGTGTTCCCTGCAACCAACTGAACGGCAACGTGCGTAATTCCAGATGCATCACCTGATCTACCTTCAACGTGGCACCCTCAGCAAGGATGCCTTTCCAAGGGGAAGTACGATCTGTTTTCAAACCGACGATGCCTGCCACTTTCGTCCAGTCCAGAGAAAGTTGAACAGGTGCTGCGGGGTTATCCAGCATTGGTTTCTGTGCAACAAGCGGTTTCGCGTTGAGTTCGTTTTCTCTGTCGGGCGTCTCGGGTTGATGAGCCTTGGGTATTGATTCAGGAACCACGGCTATTTCGGGAGCTATTTCAACATCTAATGGCTTGTTCGAGTTTGAATTGGAATGATCCGGTACTAAAGGAATCGGCCCAGGCGATGTTTTTTTTGTGATCGAATTTTTCGCGGGGTTGTGAACAAACACAAAATAAGTGGGAATGACGACAATCAGAACCGCAGCGACTGCGACCGAGAACCAGAGCGCCCCGTTGCGTTTCTTAGACCGTTCCCGCAAAGGACTTTGTGAACGCGTTTTGTGGGAGTGCGTTTTAACCGGTGTTTTTTCTAATTTGGTAGAAGCGGCTGAAGCCGACTCCAAAACTGTTTTCTGCTCGTCTTCGATGGGTGCCAGGTAATCTGCCTCTGTTAACGAAGCATCCGCTGGTCGAGTCTGTTCTGAAAGAATATCGCGCATCCGCCGGGATGTTTGTTGTGCATATTCTTCGGGAATGCTGCTGACTAAAAAATCGAAATGCGCTGCCTGATAGGCGGCGATGACTTCGCGCAGCAACTCTGTCTGATCCCAGCACGCCGCTTCGAAAGCCTCGCTCTGCTCCGGGCTCATCTCCTCTTCGACAAATGCAGCAACCGATTCTGCGTCGATGTCTGAGTGCTGCGGAACCTTAATGGGTTTGTTCGGTTGCTGGTATAACTGACTCAACGTTTTCCAGTGCTGTAACAGAAGCGAATCCGAGGCCAACTGCTCGCGCACCGACAAACCTTCTGCGTCGGAAAGATGACCTTCCCGCAGTTTGATCAATATCAGGAGTGGTGCGTGATTTGGTTTCATGTCTGTCTACTACTGGCTTTCATTAGTTTTTTCAATCGTTTTTGGGCACGATGTAATTTCGGCCCGACTGCGTTTTCTGTAATTCCCAAAGCACGTCCGATTTCGGCATAGCTCTTCTTCTGATCAAAGTACATCACCAGTGCCTGACGATCCGTTTGCTTCAACCGGGTCATACACGCCTGAAGTTGAGAGCGATCTTCGGCAGACTGTTCGTTCTTTTCTTGAGGAAATGAATCGGGAACCGTGGCGATATCGAACTGGCTATCGTTGGGGCGAATTTTCTCGTTGTCCCGCTTTTGCCGCCGCAACACGTTTAAGGTGATCCGCCGCACAATCACTGCCAGCCAGGTTGAGAGTTTACTGCGTCCCTGAAACTGGCGCAGTCCCTGCATCTCGTTCTGAAACAAAGCCGCCATCACTTCTGCTGCGCAATCATCCACGAGATCCGGCCGGGGAGACAACCCGCATTCACGACAGGTGGAAAGAATACGACTGACGATCAACCGTTCGTATCGCTCCACAAATTCATTCCAACTCTGTGAATCGCGTTTGAGTAACAACAAAATGAATTGTCGCTCTTCGTGGTTCTTTGCTGTTGGCTGATTTTCTTTTCCTGGCTGATGACGTTCCTTCGACGAACACCTGGTCGGCGCATCGCTGGGTG
This window of the Gimesia fumaroli genome carries:
- a CDS encoding RNA polymerase sigma factor, which produces MTPTDFPAIDDPPSDAPTRCSSKERHQPGKENQPTAKNHEERQFILLLLKRDSQSWNEFVERYERLIVSRILSTCRECGLSPRPDLVDDCAAEVMAALFQNEMQGLRQFQGRSKLSTWLAVIVRRITLNVLRRQKRDNEKIRPNDSQFDIATVPDSFPQEKNEQSAEDRSQLQACMTRLKQTDRQALVMYFDQKKSYAEIGRALGITENAVGPKLHRAQKRLKKLMKASSRQT